The Helianthus annuus cultivar XRQ/B chromosome 16, HanXRQr2.0-SUNRISE, whole genome shotgun sequence genome includes a window with the following:
- the LOC110917513 gene encoding B3 domain-containing protein At1g05920, with protein MNNLLLLSLNIHAPFATPSSFNDRSLQLEEEDRPDHHRKIKKSYTKGGLFAIANALATERVMIKKRKLCVLMEEDNNNKKKRKMPKKMERVPVVNNESIVQLKRFITGEMGGLDMKLVIQKILYESDMKKDQSRLNMPILQLKTQPHQFLTDEEMRMVDESKDGMEVRVVGSKLRMYERPLWLKKWHLEQTDKYVLKTNWNKFVADNEDLKKDTMIQVWAFRKNRKLCFAIVPVERPDAVNNAA; from the coding sequence ATGAACAATCTTCTTCTTCTGTCCCTCAATATTCATGCTCCATTCGCCACACCGTCATCGTTCAACGATCGTAGTTTACAGTTGGAAGAGGAAGATCGTCCTGATCATCACCGTAAGATAAAAAAATCATATACGAAGGGGGGGTTGTTTGCTATTGCGAACGCGTTAGCAACCGAAAGAGTTATGATCAAGAAACGTAAATTATGTGTGTTGATGGAGGAGGACAATAACAACAAAAAGAAGAGGAAGATGCCAAAGAAGATGGAGCGTGTGCCAGTGGTGAACAACGAATCAATCGTTCAGTTGAAGCGGTTCATCACGGGTGAGATGGGTGGTCTAGACATGAAGCTTGTGATCCAGAAAATCTTGTATGAAAGTGATATGAAAAAAGATCAAAGCAGGTTAAACATGCCGATTTTGCAACTGAAAACACAACCACATCAGTTCTTGACGGATGAGGAGATGAGAATGGTTGATGAAAGTAAAGATGGTATGGAGGTTAGAGTTGTGGGTTCGAAGCTGCGAATGTATGAGCGACCGCTGTGGTTGAAGAAGTGGCATCTGGAACAGACGGACAAGTATGTGTTGAAGACAAACTGGAACAAATTCGTGGCTGATAATGAGGATCTGAAGAAAGATACGATGATTCAAGTGTGGGCGTTTCGTAAAAACCGAAAGTTATGCTTTGCCATTGTACCAGTGGAGAGACCCGATGCTGTGAACAACGCGGCTTGA